In Actinoplanes derwentensis, the following proteins share a genomic window:
- the moeZ gene encoding adenylyltransferase/sulfurtransferase MoeZ, with product MGLPPLVEPAAELSVDEIRRYSRHLIIPDVGMDGQKRLKNAKVLAVGAGGLGSPALLYLAAAGVGTLGIIDFDTVDESNLQRQVIHGVSDVGTPKAESAARSIAEINPLVNVVIHNTALDRDNVKEIFSQYDLIVDGTDNFATRYMVNDAAVLLGKPYVWGSIYRFDGQASVFWEEHGPCYRCLYPEPPPPGMVPSCAEGGVLGVLCASIGSIQVNEAIKLITGIGEPLVGRLMVYDALEMEYRKIKVRKDPDCALCGDNPTVTDLLEDYEDFCGAVSEEAQEAITGSTITARELKDWQDSGKDIFLADVREPAEWEINRIPGAVLIPKGEILSGAALAQFPQDKQIVLHCKSGVRSAEALAALKAAGFKDAVHVQGGIVSWVSTVDPSLPSY from the coding sequence GTGGGTCTGCCTCCGCTCGTCGAGCCGGCAGCTGAGCTGAGCGTCGACGAGATCCGCCGCTACTCGCGTCACCTGATCATCCCCGACGTCGGGATGGACGGGCAGAAGCGTCTGAAGAACGCCAAGGTCCTCGCGGTCGGCGCGGGCGGTCTCGGTTCGCCGGCGCTGCTCTACCTGGCCGCGGCCGGGGTGGGCACGCTCGGCATCATCGACTTCGACACGGTCGACGAGTCCAACCTGCAGCGTCAGGTCATCCACGGTGTCTCCGACGTCGGCACACCCAAGGCGGAGTCGGCGGCCCGCAGCATCGCCGAGATCAACCCGCTGGTGAACGTGGTCATCCACAACACCGCGCTGGACCGCGACAACGTCAAAGAGATCTTCAGCCAGTACGACCTGATCGTCGACGGCACCGACAACTTCGCCACGCGGTACATGGTCAACGACGCCGCCGTGCTGCTCGGCAAGCCGTACGTCTGGGGATCCATCTACCGTTTCGACGGCCAGGCCTCGGTCTTCTGGGAGGAGCACGGTCCCTGCTACCGCTGCCTCTACCCGGAGCCGCCGCCGCCCGGCATGGTCCCGAGCTGCGCCGAGGGTGGCGTGCTCGGTGTGCTCTGTGCGTCGATCGGCTCGATCCAGGTCAACGAGGCGATCAAGCTGATCACCGGCATCGGTGAGCCGCTGGTCGGTCGGCTGATGGTCTACGACGCCCTGGAGATGGAGTACCGCAAGATCAAGGTCCGCAAGGACCCGGACTGCGCGCTCTGCGGCGACAACCCGACCGTCACCGACCTGCTCGAGGACTACGAGGACTTCTGCGGCGCGGTCTCCGAGGAGGCGCAGGAGGCGATCACCGGTTCCACGATCACCGCCCGCGAGCTGAAGGACTGGCAGGACAGCGGCAAGGACATCTTCCTGGCCGACGTCCGCGAGCCGGCCGAGTGGGAGATCAACCGGATCCCCGGCGCGGTCCTGATCCCCAAGGGCGAGATCCTGTCCGGTGCCGCGCTCGCGCAGTTCCCGCAGGACAAGCAGATCGTCCTGCACTGCAAGTCGGGCGTGCGCTCGGCGGAGGCGCTCGCGGCACTCAAGGCGGCCGGTTTCAAGGACGCCGTGCACGTCCAGGGCGGCATCGTCTCCTGGGTCAGCACGGTCGACCCGTCCCTCCCGTCGTACTGA
- a CDS encoding alpha/beta fold hydrolase translates to MRGAILADDSTLLPDGEVPPPWPARRVTVGGAMLHVRDTPGLTPEAQPAVYVHGLGGSSQNFTDLAGLLADRLDGQAVDLPGFGYSDPSPRYSIPSFASTLIDYLDHSGRGPVHLIGNSLGGSISVRVAALRPDLVRTLTLISPAMPFLDPRRTAQGPVLPLLALPGAERLMAWALTRVTAEEMAEQVLAACFGDTTKVHPQRRAEAMAEIQLRYTVAHYPRAYLGTLRGLVGSFLRAYLPGDNSQWRLAARIEAPTLVIGGLTDKLIDPRVPAQVARIVPDGRLLILPGVGHVAQMEVPRLVGRAIVGLLTEAHQSTSGNV, encoded by the coding sequence ATGAGAGGCGCGATTCTTGCCGACGACAGCACGCTGTTGCCGGATGGTGAGGTTCCGCCACCGTGGCCCGCGCGCCGGGTCACGGTCGGTGGCGCGATGCTGCACGTCCGGGACACCCCGGGGCTGACTCCTGAGGCCCAGCCCGCCGTGTACGTACACGGGCTGGGTGGTTCCTCGCAGAATTTCACCGACTTGGCCGGGCTGCTCGCCGACCGGCTCGACGGCCAGGCGGTCGACCTGCCCGGGTTCGGTTACAGCGACCCGAGCCCGCGTTATTCGATCCCGTCCTTCGCGTCGACGCTGATCGACTACCTGGACCACTCCGGGCGGGGACCGGTCCACCTGATCGGCAACTCGCTCGGCGGGTCGATCTCGGTGCGGGTGGCGGCGCTCCGGCCCGACCTGGTCCGGACCCTCACGCTGATCTCGCCGGCGATGCCGTTCCTGGACCCGCGCCGGACCGCGCAGGGCCCGGTGCTGCCGCTGCTCGCGCTGCCCGGTGCCGAGCGCCTGATGGCCTGGGCACTCACCCGGGTGACCGCTGAGGAGATGGCCGAGCAGGTGCTGGCGGCGTGTTTCGGGGACACCACGAAGGTGCATCCGCAGCGTCGGGCCGAGGCGATGGCCGAGATCCAGCTCCGCTACACCGTCGCCCACTACCCGCGGGCCTATCTCGGCACCCTGCGGGGCCTGGTCGGCAGCTTCTTGCGGGCTTATCTGCCGGGTGACAACTCGCAGTGGCGCCTGGCCGCCCGGATCGAGGCGCCGACGCTTGTCATCGGGGGTCTCACCGACAAGCTGATCGACCCGCGGGTGCCGGCTCAGGTGGCCCGGATCGTCCCGGACGGCCGGTTGCTGATCCTGCCCGGGGTCGGCCACGTCGCTCAGATGGAGGTCCCCCGTCTGGTGGGCCGTGCCATCGTCGGCCTGCTGACCGAGGCCCATCAGTCCACCAGCGGGAACGTGTAA
- a CDS encoding DUF3152 domain-containing protein, translating to MPSKGSGDFTFSSERGPVAGSKGTLRRFKVAVEKGSGEDVADFTERVRAVLEDERSWAGSGKFRLQLVAGSDKADFTIYLATRVTAGRMCERGGTDIRIGGVPFTSCRTSGKAIINLDRWRKSSTPYLAAKAGLAEYRQYVINHEVGHELGHRHEGCPEAGGPAPVMVQQTLTLRGCTPYSWPRRNDKNLAGPRL from the coding sequence GTGCCGTCCAAGGGCTCCGGCGACTTCACGTTCTCCAGTGAGCGCGGGCCGGTGGCCGGGAGCAAGGGCACGCTCCGCCGTTTCAAGGTCGCCGTGGAGAAGGGCAGTGGCGAGGACGTCGCCGACTTCACCGAGCGGGTCCGGGCGGTGCTGGAGGACGAGCGCAGCTGGGCCGGCTCCGGAAAGTTCCGGTTGCAACTGGTTGCCGGGTCGGACAAGGCCGACTTCACGATCTACCTGGCGACGCGGGTCACGGCCGGGCGGATGTGCGAACGGGGCGGCACCGACATCCGGATCGGCGGGGTGCCGTTCACCTCGTGCCGGACCAGCGGCAAGGCGATCATCAACCTGGACCGCTGGCGGAAGTCGTCGACGCCCTACCTGGCCGCGAAGGCCGGGCTGGCCGAGTACCGGCAATATGTGATCAACCACGAGGTCGGGCACGAGCTGGGCCACCGGCACGAGGGCTGTCCCGAGGCGGGCGGCCCGGCCCCGGTGATGGTGCAGCAGACGCTGACGTTACGGGGCTGTACGCCGTACTCCTGGCCGCGCCGCAACGACAAGAACCTGGCCGGGCCGCGTCTCTGA
- a CDS encoding prenyltransferase/squalene oxidase repeat-containing protein encodes MIDIDAAIGYVVAHGDPVERARLSHIRTGQPPLPEIVDRIAAGQLPEGGWPASADDGAIPSIDATCFRLAELDDIGVLNSPIGERALQWLASAQRGDGTWQEHESLAGQAPPWALPGDPEATLYLTSLAGFWLTAVAVATDPFQTRSPYDEVARSSATWVAAQLRPDGSWPSFLATGWHAAGLLHQQQFFYESARVQQVLGSRLPDMSPADVAAMTVALRRVNLGDDWLLQSAWKRLGEAQRVDGGWDSNEGPLFDVNATLTALRACR; translated from the coding sequence GTGATCGATATAGACGCCGCGATCGGATATGTGGTCGCCCATGGTGACCCCGTCGAGCGGGCGCGGTTGTCCCATATCAGGACCGGTCAGCCGCCTCTGCCGGAAATCGTGGACCGGATCGCCGCCGGGCAGTTGCCCGAGGGCGGCTGGCCCGCCTCCGCCGACGACGGTGCGATCCCCTCGATCGACGCCACCTGCTTCCGCCTGGCCGAGCTGGACGACATCGGCGTCCTCAACAGCCCGATCGGCGAGCGGGCCCTGCAGTGGCTGGCCTCGGCCCAGCGCGGCGACGGCACCTGGCAGGAGCACGAGTCGCTGGCCGGGCAGGCGCCACCGTGGGCGCTGCCCGGCGACCCGGAGGCGACCCTGTACCTGACGTCGCTGGCCGGCTTCTGGCTCACCGCCGTCGCGGTCGCGACCGACCCTTTTCAAACCCGTTCGCCGTACGACGAGGTAGCGCGCTCGTCCGCGACGTGGGTGGCCGCCCAGCTCCGGCCGGACGGCAGCTGGCCGTCGTTCCTGGCCACCGGCTGGCACGCCGCCGGGCTCCTGCATCAGCAGCAGTTCTTCTACGAGTCGGCCCGGGTCCAGCAGGTGCTCGGCAGCCGCCTGCCGGACATGTCCCCGGCCGATGTGGCGGCGATGACGGTGGCGCTGCGCCGGGTCAACCTGGGTGACGACTGGCTGTTGCAGAGCGCCTGGAAGCGGCTGGGTGAGGCACAACGTGTCGACGGCGGCTGGGACAGCAACGAAGGCCCGCTCTTCGACGTCAACGCGACGCTGACGGCGCTGCGGGCCTGCCGTTGA
- a CDS encoding DUF3152 domain-containing protein, giving the protein MTASTDPARKPARKPAAKKSTAGENLEPDAVKSPSARAATERAPARKTTVTRAEPRPVGERAARRRPVAKPPEVAETAPPARGPEMTRGILELAAERLAASQPRTPELEPPAPAPGDPMAAPGTSVGLRAAGGRRSSRSGGMRALPEAPRPPAPDNGWLGGPVEPEPALEVDEKPARNVYADDIPLEDRYPRTPNRRGLPPSLRLPAELPDNLWPPKNLLDRNLAENPPVTPRVESIPELAGRHHAPEFEPVTEERIYVPAASEPVPDEEPAPDFLPAVLSQHEVAEREEIDYVPAHSRPSPARHMVPESVTTRQVRRRRRAVLVAYTMVVLTALVVGHEVWTGGQPIDSVRDKPEVAQPAGEIGVPAGPTPAVTMTGAPLEEPTSKKKGKSGDFSYERSRGPMLGESGRLYRFRVAVEEVVEDTSPAGFAEVIDETLGDDRSWVHSGELRLRRAAKAGDDVDFTIYLASAKTSEKMCAAGGLDTDGYTSCRLPGKVIINAARWAGAVPEFGDRLTTYRRYTINHEVGHELGHGHEACPGKGEPAPVMQQQTFGLKGCTANAWPYLDGDRYQGKPIA; this is encoded by the coding sequence GTGACCGCCTCCACCGACCCGGCCCGCAAGCCCGCCCGTAAACCGGCCGCCAAGAAGTCCACCGCCGGGGAGAACCTGGAACCGGACGCGGTCAAGAGCCCTTCAGCGCGAGCGGCGACCGAACGCGCCCCGGCCCGCAAGACCACCGTGACCAGGGCAGAGCCCCGCCCGGTGGGGGAGCGGGCGGCCCGTCGGCGCCCGGTGGCGAAGCCGCCGGAAGTAGCGGAGACGGCGCCGCCGGCGAGGGGACCGGAGATGACCCGCGGCATCCTGGAGCTGGCCGCCGAACGCCTGGCCGCGTCCCAGCCCCGCACGCCGGAGCTGGAGCCGCCCGCCCCGGCCCCCGGCGACCCGATGGCGGCTCCGGGAACCTCGGTGGGCCTCCGAGCCGCCGGTGGCCGCCGATCGAGTCGCTCCGGCGGAATGAGAGCACTGCCCGAGGCGCCCCGCCCGCCCGCGCCGGACAACGGCTGGCTGGGCGGCCCGGTCGAGCCAGAGCCCGCCCTCGAGGTCGACGAGAAGCCGGCCCGGAACGTGTACGCCGACGACATCCCGCTGGAGGACCGCTACCCGCGGACCCCGAACCGGCGCGGCCTGCCGCCGAGTCTGCGCCTGCCGGCCGAGCTGCCGGACAACCTGTGGCCGCCGAAGAACCTGCTGGACCGGAACCTCGCGGAGAACCCGCCCGTGACGCCCCGGGTCGAGTCGATCCCCGAACTGGCGGGCCGGCATCACGCCCCGGAGTTCGAGCCGGTCACCGAGGAGCGGATCTACGTGCCCGCGGCGTCCGAACCGGTGCCGGACGAGGAACCCGCCCCCGACTTCCTGCCGGCGGTGCTGTCCCAGCACGAGGTCGCGGAGCGCGAGGAGATCGATTACGTTCCCGCGCACTCCCGGCCGTCTCCGGCCCGGCACATGGTTCCGGAGTCGGTGACGACTCGCCAGGTTCGCCGTCGCAGGCGGGCGGTTCTGGTGGCGTACACCATGGTGGTCTTGACGGCTTTGGTCGTCGGTCATGAGGTGTGGACCGGTGGGCAGCCGATCGATTCGGTGCGGGACAAACCGGAGGTCGCCCAGCCGGCGGGCGAGATCGGTGTTCCGGCGGGCCCGACACCGGCTGTCACGATGACCGGGGCACCGCTGGAGGAGCCGACCAGCAAGAAAAAGGGCAAGAGCGGCGATTTCTCGTACGAACGGAGCCGTGGCCCGATGCTCGGCGAGAGTGGCCGTCTGTACCGTTTCCGGGTCGCGGTCGAGGAGGTCGTCGAGGACACGTCACCGGCCGGCTTCGCCGAGGTGATCGACGAGACTCTCGGTGACGACCGCAGCTGGGTGCACAGTGGTGAACTGCGGTTGCGCCGGGCCGCGAAAGCCGGCGACGACGTGGACTTCACCATCTACCTGGCGTCCGCGAAGACCTCGGAGAAGATGTGCGCGGCCGGTGGCCTGGACACCGACGGTTACACCTCGTGCCGGCTTCCCGGAAAGGTGATCATCAACGCCGCCCGGTGGGCCGGGGCGGTGCCGGAGTTCGGGGACCGGCTGACGACCTACCGCCGTTACACGATCAATCATGAGGTCGGGCACGAGCTGGGGCACGGTCACGAGGCGTGTCCGGGTAAGGGCGAACCGGCGCCGGTGATGCAGCAGCAGACGTTCGGTCTGAAGGGGTGCACCGCGAACGCGTGGCCGTACCTGGACGGCGACCGTTATCAGGGTAAGCCGATCGCCTGA